A window from Opitutia bacterium ISCC 52 encodes these proteins:
- a CDS encoding rhomboid family intramembrane serine protease, protein MSLYDRQYMREQPNQPSALKPLYWLLGSIVGVFIVQILVKNLAGLEAYHSFLALFSLSSYGVEHGYIWNFLTYSFLHSTDGAFFLLHILFNGVMIFWLGRVLIQLLGNTRFFTLYGLAVLLGGIAWFLIISWKVPGANMVGASGGVMGLFLVFAKHLPNQPIRVLLFLVIPFNTTPRDLLRIILIFELVGFVINDLAIFGSPFLPIAHSAHLGGMLGGWVFVKYILNKDFSFSGPDIKPPKWFTSKKTSKAQSGRFRINFTNRGELQKEVDRILDKINKEGFGSLTEKERETLDKAKELLNK, encoded by the coding sequence ATGTCCCTTTATGACCGCCAATACATGCGAGAGCAACCAAACCAGCCCTCCGCACTAAAACCACTCTACTGGCTGCTGGGAAGTATCGTAGGTGTTTTTATTGTACAAATTTTGGTCAAAAATTTGGCAGGCCTAGAGGCCTATCATTCATTTCTCGCTCTATTTTCTTTGTCCTCTTATGGCGTCGAACATGGCTACATTTGGAACTTCCTAACCTATAGCTTTCTTCATTCTACCGATGGGGCCTTTTTCCTGCTTCATATATTGTTCAACGGGGTGATGATTTTCTGGCTGGGGCGGGTCCTTATTCAACTGCTTGGAAACACTCGTTTTTTTACCCTCTACGGACTTGCGGTACTCTTGGGCGGAATTGCCTGGTTTCTCATTATTTCGTGGAAAGTCCCTGGCGCGAACATGGTAGGTGCATCAGGGGGGGTGATGGGCTTGTTCCTGGTTTTCGCCAAACACCTGCCTAATCAGCCCATCCGAGTACTCCTCTTTTTAGTAATCCCGTTTAATACCACGCCAAGAGACCTCCTTAGGATAATCCTGATTTTCGAGCTCGTAGGATTTGTCATCAACGACTTGGCAATCTTCGGCAGCCCATTCCTGCCAATCGCCCACTCAGCTCACTTGGGTGGCATGCTCGGAGGGTGGGTATTCGTAAAATATATTCTCAACAAAGACTTTTCCTTTAGTGGACCCGACATTAAGCCGCCCAAATGGTTTACCAGTAAAAAGACGAGCAAGGCCCAGTCCGGGCGTTTCCGGATAAACTTTACTAATCGAGGCGAGCTTCAAAAAGAGGTCGACCGCATCCTGGACAAAATAAATAAAGAAGGGTTCGGTTCCTTGACAGAGAAGGAACGCGAAACACTGGACAAAGCAAAGGAGCTCTTGAACAAGTAA
- a CDS encoding ferredoxin — protein MADIDAKWPENASGKFYVDDQCIDCDLCRETAPDFFTRDEDGGYSYVHAQPSEQEGIDQCMEALEGCPVEAIGDDGDE, from the coding sequence ATGGCAGACATAGACGCAAAGTGGCCCGAAAACGCATCAGGTAAATTTTACGTGGATGACCAGTGCATCGACTGCGACCTCTGTCGCGAGACAGCACCGGATTTCTTCACACGCGACGAAGATGGAGGTTACTCCTACGTCCACGCACAACCTTCGGAGCAAGAAGGAATCGATCAGTGTATGGAAGCCTTGGAAGGCTGTCCGGTTGAAGCCATTGGCGATGACGGCGACGAGTAA